In one window of Gudongella oleilytica DNA:
- a CDS encoding amidohydrolase yields MTDGINGLLEKNKEEIIGLGRRLFETPELGYKEYKTREILLSYIKDIELTDFEPYAITGFKATIGEGSPHIALLFDMDALPTKGHKLAANEDLAAHSCGHNAQMALMAAAFKAIYESGLLKETGGALSLMAAPAEEFVDFDYRKNLIKERKIRTFSGKQNMIAAGAFDNVDLVIGSHGNGLPGAVIETGTASNGFIAKTAIFKGVSAHSGAYPHLGKNALNAAILAIQAVGLLRETFRDDHHIRFHPVIKEGGDAVNTVPHRVKVETYVRGSTVAAINDANDRINNAFIYSAKALGCECEIEDIPGYLPSNYFEGADGYFHKRALEYLGREDLLTGGRTFASDDVADVSNIKPVLHFGFSGFGGSFHGADFHILDEEKAYLAPAKLVASTVADMLTDSENLTAAIKKFKPTMTKEAYVKSWLGLKVEV; encoded by the coding sequence ATGACGGACGGGATAAACGGGCTTCTTGAAAAAAACAAGGAAGAAATTATTGGCCTTGGACGAAGATTATTTGAAACTCCAGAGCTTGGATACAAGGAATATAAGACCAGAGAGATTTTGCTAAGCTATATAAAAGACATTGAGCTGACTGACTTTGAACCCTATGCTATAACAGGCTTTAAGGCTACTATAGGTGAGGGCAGTCCCCATATCGCACTTCTTTTCGACATGGATGCCCTGCCCACAAAGGGTCACAAGCTTGCTGCAAATGAGGATCTGGCTGCACATTCCTGTGGACACAATGCACAGATGGCTCTTATGGCAGCTGCCTTCAAGGCAATTTATGAAAGTGGGCTTCTTAAGGAAACTGGGGGAGCACTGTCGCTTATGGCAGCTCCCGCAGAGGAGTTCGTTGATTTTGACTACAGAAAAAACCTTATCAAGGAGAGAAAGATCAGGACCTTTTCTGGAAAGCAGAATATGATAGCAGCAGGAGCCTTCGACAATGTTGATCTTGTAATAGGGAGCCACGGCAATGGACTTCCGGGAGCAGTCATAGAAACTGGGACTGCATCAAACGGCTTTATTGCAAAGACCGCCATATTTAAGGGAGTGTCAGCTCACAGCGGGGCATACCCTCACCTTGGGAAAAATGCGCTGAACGCTGCTATACTTGCCATCCAGGCCGTCGGACTGTTAAGAGAGACCTTCCGGGATGACCACCATATAAGGTTCCATCCAGTGATAAAGGAAGGTGGAGATGCGGTAAATACAGTCCCTCACCGGGTAAAGGTCGAGACATATGTGAGGGGAAGTACAGTAGCAGCGATCAATGATGCCAACGACAGGATAAATAATGCCTTCATTTATTCGGCGAAGGCTCTGGGCTGCGAATGCGAAATAGAGGATATTCCAGGATACCTCCCAAGCAATTACTTTGAAGGTGCAGATGGATATTTTCACAAGAGAGCTCTGGAATACTTAGGGAGAGAAGACCTGCTGACCGGAGGAAGGACATTTGCGTCAGATGACGTTGCAGATGTTTCAAATATCAAGCCGGTGCTGCATTTTGGATTCAGCGGCTTTGGAGGCAGCTTTCATGGAGCGGATTTCCATATACTCGACGAGGAAAAGGCCTATTTGGCTCCTGCAAAGCTTGTAGCATCGACAGTGGCAGACATGCTTACCGATAGTGAAAATCTGACTGCAGCCATTAAAAAATTCAAACCGACCATGACCAAGGAAGCCTATGTCAAGAGTTGGCTGGGTCTTAAGGTGGAGGTATAG
- the rbsK gene encoding ribokinase gives MYDILVIGSINADLVFHTDKRPEVGETVLGNSFITVPGGKGANQAVAAARLGAKVGFIGCVGDDANGRVMLENLQGQGVDLQGISILRGMSTGVAGIVLSGGENSIIVIPGANHLVSKAIIDEHIEMISSSRMVVLQLEIPIETVEYVLDLCSKKNVPVILNPAPAADMEADSILKATYITPNETEVIHLFGNRKVEDILKEYPNKLILTQGKKGASFHDGDKLIHVEGHPVKTVDTTGAGDTFNGALAVAFAEGKDIIKAVEFANKAAAISVTKLGAQGGMPRREDLNNS, from the coding sequence ATGTACGATATCCTTGTGATCGGAAGTATCAACGCAGATTTGGTCTTCCATACAGACAAAAGACCTGAGGTAGGAGAAACTGTCCTGGGTAACAGCTTTATTACGGTTCCCGGGGGTAAAGGAGCCAATCAGGCGGTGGCTGCTGCAAGATTGGGAGCTAAGGTGGGCTTTATCGGTTGCGTAGGTGATGATGCCAACGGGAGGGTCATGCTGGAAAATCTTCAAGGACAGGGAGTAGACCTCCAGGGTATCAGCATTCTTAGGGGCATGTCCACCGGAGTAGCGGGGATCGTCCTATCTGGTGGAGAGAACAGCATCATAGTAATACCTGGCGCAAACCACCTGGTATCAAAGGCGATCATTGACGAACACATTGAAATGATATCAAGCTCCAGGATGGTCGTTCTTCAGTTGGAGATACCGATTGAAACTGTGGAGTACGTGCTCGATCTTTGCAGCAAAAAAAATGTACCGGTTATCCTGAATCCGGCTCCGGCTGCTGATATGGAGGCTGACTCAATCCTTAAGGCGACATATATTACACCGAACGAAACTGAGGTGATTCATCTGTTTGGAAACAGGAAAGTAGAGGATATCCTTAAGGAGTATCCCAACAAGCTTATCCTGACTCAAGGAAAGAAAGGGGCTTCATTTCATGACGGTGATAAACTAATACACGTTGAGGGTCATCCGGTCAAGACAGTCGACACGACAGGTGCAGGGGATACCTTCAATGGAGCCCTTGCAGTTGCTTTTGCTGAGGGGAAGGATATTATAAAGGCAGTCGAATTTGCCAACAAGGCAGCTGCAATAAGCGTGACAAAGCTTGGAGCCCAGGGAGGTATGCCGCGGAGGGAAGATCTCAACAATTCATGA
- a CDS encoding DUF3798 domain-containing protein: protein MSKRIISLLLALTMILSLAGCRSAEPAPAPAPAETPAEAPAEAPVAEDYKIGIITGTVSQGEEEYQAAQNMVKKYGDKIVTATYPDNFSSETETTIANVVALASDPAVKAIVFVQAVPGASAAIDKVRETRPDMLFVAGVAAEDPATISSKADVVMLVDEISMGSSIPQKAYEMGAETFIHYSFARHLSYATIAARRELMIEKCEELGIEFVDVTAPDPTGDAGVSGAQQFILEDVPRQVAQYGKDTAFFSTNCAMQEPLIRSVLEQGAIYPQQCCPSPYHGYPAAFNVDVAGHEGDVQYMLDQIDAKLTEAGQEGRMSTWSVPINMLMVEAGVDYAIEFIEGRTNGTNDEAVLGTIINRIAGGEGSAQLTKYNEAGVELDNFYMLLCDFYDFAAN from the coding sequence ATGTCAAAAAGGATTATCAGTTTACTTCTGGCCTTGACTATGATACTTAGTCTTGCAGGCTGCAGAAGTGCAGAGCCAGCACCTGCTCCAGCTCCAGCAGAAACTCCGGCAGAAGCTCCAGCAGAGGCTCCAGTTGCTGAAGACTACAAGATCGGTATAATCACCGGTACAGTATCACAAGGTGAAGAAGAGTATCAGGCAGCACAAAACATGGTCAAGAAATATGGCGATAAGATCGTAACAGCTACATATCCTGATAACTTCTCATCGGAGACTGAGACTACAATAGCAAACGTAGTAGCTCTTGCTTCTGATCCTGCTGTAAAGGCGATAGTATTCGTACAGGCAGTTCCAGGTGCATCAGCAGCGATCGACAAGGTTAGAGAGACAAGACCTGACATGCTTTTCGTGGCAGGAGTTGCAGCAGAAGACCCTGCAACTATATCAAGCAAAGCTGACGTAGTTATGCTTGTAGATGAGATATCAATGGGATCGTCAATCCCGCAAAAAGCTTATGAAATGGGTGCTGAGACCTTCATCCACTACTCATTCGCCCGCCACCTCTCCTATGCAACAATAGCTGCAAGAAGAGAACTTATGATCGAAAAATGTGAAGAACTTGGAATCGAATTCGTAGACGTAACTGCACCAGACCCAACAGGTGATGCAGGCGTATCAGGAGCTCAGCAGTTCATCCTTGAAGATGTGCCAAGGCAAGTTGCCCAATATGGTAAAGACACGGCGTTCTTCTCAACCAACTGCGCAATGCAAGAGCCTTTGATAAGATCAGTTCTTGAACAAGGCGCAATATATCCGCAGCAATGCTGCCCAAGCCCATACCATGGCTACCCGGCTGCATTCAACGTTGACGTTGCAGGCCATGAAGGCGATGTACAATACATGCTTGATCAAATCGACGCTAAACTGACAGAAGCTGGTCAGGAAGGCAGAATGTCAACCTGGAGCGTTCCAATAAACATGCTAATGGTTGAAGCAGGCGTTGACTATGCTATCGAGTTCATCGAAGGAAGAACCAACGGGACTAACGACGAAGCAGTTCTTGGAACAATAATAAACAGGATCGCCGGCGGAGAAGGCTCAGCTCAATTGACTAAATACAATGAGGCTGGCGTAGAGCTTGACAACTTCTACATGCTTCTTTGCGACTTCTATGATTTTGCGGCTAACTAA
- a CDS encoding adenosylcobalamin-dependent ribonucleoside-diphosphate reductase: MLKVEKRNGQIVEFHGEKIEIAVKKAMNETEKGIDEVLAREIADKAMDEFASHEKVNIEQIQDFVEIELMKTRPEVARKYIIYREERAKLREQGWNMTDLQRDIYEKKYRFDSETFDEFLDRVSGGNNPIKKAIKDKKFMPAGRILAGRGLDKYGRKITLSNCYVMPKVEDNIESIFDTAKYLARTYSYGGGVGLTLSKLRPKGSKVNNAASTTTGAVSFMDLYSMVTGLIGMRGRRGALMLNLDCIHPDIEDFINVKNDLKKVTYANISVNVDDEFMTAVKEDRDYTLYFKVESTGEEISKTIRARDLFKKLAYNNWNMAEPGILYKNRIDSWHMMSHDETFEFAGVNPCAEETLPAFGSCNLASINLSEFVKHPFTKYARFEFEKFGEMVRNGVIYLNEVLDENMNLHPLEQQREMSRDLRQIGLGIMGLADMFIKMGIKYGSSESISLIHQVGRIMINEALRQSAMMAQVDGPFPRFNLDAILASPFVQENADEDVLELIKEHGLRNSQLLTIPPTGSISTLVGCSNGVEPIFQVSYTRKSESLHHEDTYYKVLTPIVKDYMDTNGLSYEEELPDFFITTSNLDYKERIEVQATWQQYIDASISSTVNVPNEFTVEEVENLYIYAWEKGLKGITIYRDGCARSGILISNKKKSNIDKIDELQEQIRQLAEEQLKIDPETCPMCGGKVNHSGGCAECQDCGYSPCAV; encoded by the coding sequence ATGTTGAAGGTGGAGAAGCGTAACGGCCAGATAGTGGAATTTCATGGAGAAAAAATCGAAATTGCCGTCAAGAAGGCTATGAATGAGACAGAAAAAGGTATTGACGAGGTTCTCGCCAGGGAAATAGCAGACAAGGCAATGGATGAGTTTGCCAGTCACGAAAAGGTAAATATCGAGCAGATCCAGGACTTCGTAGAAATCGAATTGATGAAGACAAGACCTGAGGTTGCCAGAAAATACATCATATATCGTGAAGAAAGAGCAAAGCTTAGGGAACAGGGCTGGAACATGACTGACCTGCAGAGGGATATTTACGAAAAGAAATATCGCTTCGATTCAGAGACCTTCGACGAATTTCTTGACAGGGTCAGCGGTGGAAACAACCCGATCAAAAAGGCCATAAAGGACAAGAAATTCATGCCGGCAGGCAGGATCCTTGCCGGAAGAGGCCTTGATAAATACGGCAGGAAAATCACTTTGAGCAACTGCTACGTTATGCCCAAGGTTGAAGACAATATTGAATCTATCTTTGATACAGCCAAGTATCTTGCAAGGACTTATTCCTATGGCGGAGGAGTTGGGCTGACACTTTCAAAGCTCAGACCAAAGGGCTCCAAGGTCAACAACGCTGCCAGCACAACAACTGGAGCAGTAAGCTTTATGGACCTTTACTCAATGGTAACAGGACTTATCGGGATGAGAGGAAGAAGGGGAGCACTGATGCTCAATCTTGATTGTATCCACCCTGACATAGAGGACTTCATAAACGTCAAGAATGACCTTAAGAAGGTAACCTATGCAAATATATCAGTCAACGTCGACGATGAGTTTATGACAGCAGTTAAAGAAGACAGGGACTACACTCTCTACTTCAAGGTAGAATCCACGGGAGAAGAGATATCCAAAACAATAAGGGCGAGAGACCTGTTTAAAAAGCTGGCCTACAACAACTGGAATATGGCAGAGCCAGGTATACTATACAAAAACAGGATAGACTCCTGGCACATGATGAGCCATGACGAGACCTTTGAGTTCGCAGGAGTCAATCCCTGTGCCGAAGAAACACTTCCGGCATTTGGCAGCTGCAATCTGGCATCAATAAATTTAAGCGAATTTGTCAAGCACCCATTTACTAAGTACGCCCGCTTTGAGTTTGAGAAATTTGGAGAAATGGTCAGGAACGGAGTCATTTACCTAAACGAGGTCCTCGATGAGAATATGAACCTCCATCCATTGGAGCAGCAAAGGGAAATGTCCAGAGATCTTCGTCAAATAGGACTAGGAATAATGGGTCTTGCGGATATGTTCATAAAGATGGGCATTAAATATGGAAGCAGCGAATCCATATCCCTCATCCACCAGGTAGGAAGGATCATGATAAACGAAGCATTGAGACAGTCTGCAATGATGGCACAGGTCGACGGTCCTTTCCCAAGGTTCAACCTTGATGCTATACTTGCATCACCATTTGTCCAGGAAAATGCCGATGAGGACGTTTTGGAGCTTATCAAGGAGCACGGCCTAAGGAACAGCCAGCTTCTTACAATACCTCCAACAGGAAGCATTTCGACGCTCGTAGGCTGCAGCAATGGAGTAGAGCCAATATTCCAGGTATCATATACCAGAAAGTCCGAGTCGCTGCACCATGAAGACACCTACTACAAGGTATTAACCCCTATAGTTAAGGATTATATGGATACCAATGGTCTTTCCTACGAGGAGGAGCTTCCTGATTTCTTTATCACCACATCAAACCTTGACTACAAAGAGAGGATTGAGGTACAGGCAACCTGGCAGCAATATATCGATGCCAGCATATCATCCACTGTAAACGTACCCAACGAATTCACGGTCGAAGAGGTCGAGAACCTATATATCTATGCCTGGGAGAAGGGGCTCAAGGGCATTACCATATATAGAGACGGTTGTGCAAGAAGCGGTATCCTTATAAGCAACAAGAAAAAGTCGAACATCGACAAGATCGATGAATTACAGGAACAGATCAGACAGCTTGCAGAAGAGCAGCTAAAAATAGATCCTGAAACCTGCCCTATGTGCGGCGGAAAGGTAAACCATTCAGGTGGCTGCGCTGAGTGTCAGGATTGTGGATACAGTCCTTGCGCGGTATAG